A stretch of the Macrobrachium nipponense isolate FS-2020 chromosome 23, ASM1510439v2, whole genome shotgun sequence genome encodes the following:
- the LOC135198207 gene encoding uncharacterized protein LOC135198207, translating into MRDDMITVHQKLSTTLRFLATGQSYEDLKFLTRIAPQTIGQFILPTCNAIISELNKKKIIKTPTTKDEWKELSTSFERKWNFPHCIGAVDGKHVNIKKPANSGSYYYNYKKTFSIVLFGIANANYEFIYAEAGANGRASDGGVQSNSKFFEQLENDDITFPDPEDLPVGNYGKMPYVMVGNDAFALSENLMKPFTDQQTDEQRIYCYRLSRARRIIENCFGILASRFRILFTTINLAPEKAARITLACCYLHNYILKKNRQLYFQGADIEI; encoded by the coding sequence ATGAGGGATGACATGATAACAGTACACCAAAAGCTGTCAACAACTTTACGATTTTTAGCGACCGGTCAATCATATGAGGATTTAAAGTTTTTGACGAGAATTGCTCCCCAAACTATAGGTCAGTTTATTTTACCTACTTGCAATGCTATAATTAGTGAgctaaacaagaagaaaataattaaaactccAACTACAAAAGATGAATGGAAAGAACTATCTACGTCCTTTGAAAGAAAGTGGAATTTTCCACACTGTATTGGAGCGGTAGACGGTAAACATGTCAACATAAAAAAACCAGCAAATTCAGGTtcatactattataattataaaaaaacattcagcATTGTCTTGTTTGGCATCGCAAATGCCAACTATGAATTCATATATGCTGAGGCTGGAGCAAATGGAAGAGCATCAGATGGAGGAGTTCAATCTAACAGCAAATTCTTTGAACAACTTGAAAACGATGACATTACATTTCCAGATCCAGAGGATTTACCTGTAGGAAATTATGGGAAAATGCCGTATGTCATGGTAGGAAACGATGCATTTGCCCTCTCTGAAAATCTAATGAAACCCTTCACTGATCAGCAAACAGATGAACAAAGAATCTATTGCTATAGATTATCTCGAGCAAGACGAATTATTGAAAATTGCTTTGGGATTCTAGCTAGCAGGTTTCGGATTTTATTTACTACTATAAATTTAGCACCTGAAAAAGCCGCACGAATCACATTGGCATGCTGCTATCTACACAATTATATCTTGAAAAAGAATAGACAGTTATATTTTCAAGGCGctgatatagaaatatag